From a single Apium graveolens cultivar Ventura chromosome 2, ASM990537v1, whole genome shotgun sequence genomic region:
- the LOC141690350 gene encoding uncharacterized protein LOC141690350, with the protein MKIPQTQKDIQKLAGCLADLRRFIPKLAERCLPFFELLKGARNKKLVDWTPECHTAFEEIKRHLMKTPVLSKAKPGEPLSLYITAGPKAVSSTLVREEGGTQSPVYYVSQVLKDAETRYPNLEKFALALVHSSRKLRQYFQGRKIRMVTDQPLRKIIHNSDASGRLVNWVIELSQFNIKFVPRTAIKAQALAEFVMECTFPKRNLPSPLEITPEGTNSETDSWKLYVDGSSTAERSVAGLILISPEGFTIQQAITFAFKATNNQVEYEALIAGLKLAKSLGISKMTVYSDYHIVVKQTSGEYIVKDPTLAQYQTMVRNILEATPDITIFQINREENSKADELSKLVQNVSDLVSSVYFEELKVPSTEQAEVLCIGSPDNWMTPYIAYLRDGTLPEDQNKARYLKHKAARFFLEEGHLYRRTFSAPTLKCVDPEEANYCLREVHEGICGDHLAAKALAYKIIRQRYYWPTIHSDSVAYVKKCPQCQKFSNVPRQSPSLPASVLSPIPFAVWGIDIMGPFPRAKGDLRYVLVAIDYMTKVGRS; encoded by the coding sequence ATGAAGATACCTCAAACACAGAAGGACATCCAGAAGTTGGCAGGATGCCTAGCAGATCTGCGAAGATTTATCCCGAAGCTGGCGGAGAGATGTCTCCCATTCTTCGAGTTGCTAAAAGGTGCCCGGAACAAGAAGTTAGTGGATTGGACTCCAGAATGTCACACAGCTTTCGAGGAAATCAAGAGGCACCTGATGAAAACCCCGGTGCTTTCCAAAGCCAAGCCCGGAGAGCCTTTATCTCTCTACATCACCGCTGGCCCCAAAGCTGTCTCTTCGACACTGGTCCGGGAGGAAGGAGGAACGCAGAGCCCCGTCTACTATGTCAGCCAAGTCCTCAAGGACGCCGAGACTCGGTACCCAAACTTGGAAAAATTCGCCTTGGCCCTTGTACACTCTAGCAGGAAGCTAAGGCAGTACTTCCAAGGCCGAAAGATCAGAATGGTCACAGACCAGCCGCTCAGGAAGATCATCCACAATTCAGATGCCTCCGGAAGGTTGGTTAACTGGGTCATTGAATTAAGTCAATTCAACATCAAATTCGTGCCACGCACGGCAATAAAGGCCCAGGCCTTAGCCGAATTCGTGATGGAATGCACCTTCCCGAAGCGGAATCTACCCTCACCCCTAGAGATAACCCCGGAGGGAACCAACTCGGAAACGGATTCCTGGAAGCTCTATGTTGACGGATCATCCACGGCCGAAAGGTCCGTAGCGGGCCTCATCCTTATTAGCCCGGAGGGCTTTACCATTCAACAGGCAATAACTTTCGCTTTCAAGGCAACGAATAATCAGGTTGAATATGAAGCACTCATTGCCGGGCTCAAATTGGCAAAATCTCTTGGTATTTCAAAGATGACCGTCTACAGCGATTATCATATCGTGGTCAAGCAAACCAGCGGAGAATATATCGTGAAAGATCCAACACTGGCGCAGTACCAGACAATGGTACGGAACATCTTGGAAGCCACTCCCGATATCACCATATTTCAGATCAACAGGGAAGAGAACTCCAAAGCAGATGAGTTGTCCAAGCTCGTGCAGAATGTCTCGGACCTCGTTAGTTCAGTATACTTCGAAGAACTCAAAGTACCCAGCACAGAGCAAGCCGAGGTCCTGTGCATCGGGAGCCCAGACAATTGGATGACTCCCTACATAGCTTACTTAAGAGATGGGACGCTCCCGGAAGATCAGAACAAGGCCAGATACTTGAAACACAAAGCTGCTCGTTTCTTCCTGGAAGAGGGTCATCTATACAGAAGAACCTTTTCAGCACCTACCTTGAAATGTGTAGACCCTGAGGAGGCCAATTATTGCCTCCGAGAGGTTCATGAAGGCATCTGCGGAGACCACTTGGCAGCCAAAGCTCTAGCTTACAAAATCATCAGACAAAGGTATTACTGGCCCACAATACACTCTGACTCCGTCGCTTACGTCAAGAAGTGCCCCCAGTGCCAGAAATTCAGCAATGTTCCCAGACAAAGCCCCAGCCTGCCAGCATCGGTATTATCTCCTATCCCGTTCGCTGTGTGGGGCATAGATATCATGGGCCCCTTCCCCCGAGCAAAAGGCGACCTCCGCTATGTCCTGGTAGCCATTGATTACATGACAAAAGTGGGCAGAAGCTAA